The following proteins are co-located in the Dromiciops gliroides isolate mDroGli1 chromosome 2, mDroGli1.pri, whole genome shotgun sequence genome:
- the IST1 gene encoding IST1 homolog isoform X1 — translation MLGSGFKAERLRVNLRLVINRLKLLEKKKTELAQKARKEIADYLAAGKDERARIRVEHIIREDYLVEAMEILELYCDLLLARFGLIQSMKELDSGLAESVSTLIWAAPRLQSEVAELKIVADQLCAKYSKEYGKLCRTNQIGTVNDRLMHKLSVEAPPKILVERYLIEIAKNYNVPYEPDSVVMAEAPPGVDTDLIDVGFTEDVKKGGHGRGGGGGGGFTAPVGPDGTMPMPMPMPMPMPSPGSPFSYPPPKGPSDFSGLPIGTYQPFPNIHPPQIPATPPTYESVDDVNADKNVPSAQVVGPGPKPEAPARPSLKTTDTFDNFVLPELPSVPDTLPTTSAGANTSASEDIDFDDISRRFEELKKKT, via the exons ATGCTGGGCTCTGGGTTCAAGGCTGAACGCTTAAGAGTCAACTTGCGCCTGGTGATAAATCGCCTCAAACTgctagagaagaagaaaa CGGAACTAGCCCagaaggcaaggaaggagatcgcAGATTATCTAGCAGCTGGGAAAGATGAACGGGCTCGGATCCGTGTGGAGCATATCATTCGAGAAGATTACCTTGTTGAAGCCATGGAGATATTAGAACTCTACTGTGACTTACTCTTAGCCCGATTTGGCCTGATCCAGTCTATGAA aGAACTCGATTCTGGTCTGGCTGAATCTGTGTCCACATTGATCTGGGCTGCGCCTCGACTTCAGTCTGAAGTGGCTGAGCTGAAAATA GTTGCAGATCAGCTTTGTGCCAAGTATAGCAAGGAATATGGAAAGCTATGTAGGACCAACCAGAttggaactgtgaatgacagg CTAATGCACAAATTGAGTGTGGAGGCTCCACCCAAAATTCTGGTAGAGAGATACCTGATTGAAATAGCCAAAAATTACAATGTTCCTTATGAGCCTGACTCTGTTGTCATG GCGGAAGCTCCTCCTGGAGTTGACACAGATCTTATTGATGTTGGATTCACAGAAGATGTGAAAAAAGGTGGGCATGGAAGGGgcggaggaggtggtggtggattCACAGCACCAGTTGGTCCTGATGGAACAATGCCCATGCCtatgcccatgcccatgcccatgccaTCACCAGGTTCTCCTTTCTCATATCCACCTCCAAAAGGACcg TCGGATTTCAGTGGATTGCCAATTGGGACTTATCAGCCCTTCCCCAATATCCATCCACCTCAGATACCAGCAACTCCCCCAACATATGAATCT GTTGATGATGTTAATGCTGATAAGAATGTTCCTTCTGCACAGGTTGTTG GTCCTGGCCCCAAGCCAGAAGCTCCTGCAAGACCCTCCTTGAAAACTACAGATACCTTTGACAACTTTGTTTTGCCTGAATTGCCATCTGTCCCCGATACACTACCAACCACATCTGCTGGTGCCAACACCTCAGCATCTGAGGATATTGACTTTGATGATATCTCCCGGAGATTTGAagagctgaaaaagaaaacatag
- the IST1 gene encoding IST1 homolog isoform X2 encodes MLGSGFKAERLRVNLRLVINRLKLLEKKKTELAQKARKEIADYLAAGKDERARIRVEHIIREDYLVEAMEILELYCDLLLARFGLIQSMKELDSGLAESVSTLIWAAPRLQSEVAELKIVADQLCAKYSKEYGKLCRTNQIGTVNDRLMHKLSVEAPPKILVERYLIEIAKNYNVPYEPDSVVMAEAPPGVDTDLIDVGFTEDVKKGGHGRGGGGGGGFTAPVGPDGTMPMPMPMPMPMPSPGSPFSYPPPKGPSDFSGLPIGTYQPFPNIHPPQIPATPPTYESVVGPGPKPEAPARPSLKTTDTFDNFVLPELPSVPDTLPTTSAGANTSASEDIDFDDISRRFEELKKKT; translated from the exons ATGCTGGGCTCTGGGTTCAAGGCTGAACGCTTAAGAGTCAACTTGCGCCTGGTGATAAATCGCCTCAAACTgctagagaagaagaaaa CGGAACTAGCCCagaaggcaaggaaggagatcgcAGATTATCTAGCAGCTGGGAAAGATGAACGGGCTCGGATCCGTGTGGAGCATATCATTCGAGAAGATTACCTTGTTGAAGCCATGGAGATATTAGAACTCTACTGTGACTTACTCTTAGCCCGATTTGGCCTGATCCAGTCTATGAA aGAACTCGATTCTGGTCTGGCTGAATCTGTGTCCACATTGATCTGGGCTGCGCCTCGACTTCAGTCTGAAGTGGCTGAGCTGAAAATA GTTGCAGATCAGCTTTGTGCCAAGTATAGCAAGGAATATGGAAAGCTATGTAGGACCAACCAGAttggaactgtgaatgacagg CTAATGCACAAATTGAGTGTGGAGGCTCCACCCAAAATTCTGGTAGAGAGATACCTGATTGAAATAGCCAAAAATTACAATGTTCCTTATGAGCCTGACTCTGTTGTCATG GCGGAAGCTCCTCCTGGAGTTGACACAGATCTTATTGATGTTGGATTCACAGAAGATGTGAAAAAAGGTGGGCATGGAAGGGgcggaggaggtggtggtggattCACAGCACCAGTTGGTCCTGATGGAACAATGCCCATGCCtatgcccatgcccatgcccatgccaTCACCAGGTTCTCCTTTCTCATATCCACCTCCAAAAGGACcg TCGGATTTCAGTGGATTGCCAATTGGGACTTATCAGCCCTTCCCCAATATCCATCCACCTCAGATACCAGCAACTCCCCCAACATATGAATCT GTTGTTG GTCCTGGCCCCAAGCCAGAAGCTCCTGCAAGACCCTCCTTGAAAACTACAGATACCTTTGACAACTTTGTTTTGCCTGAATTGCCATCTGTCCCCGATACACTACCAACCACATCTGCTGGTGCCAACACCTCAGCATCTGAGGATATTGACTTTGATGATATCTCCCGGAGATTTGAagagctgaaaaagaaaacatag
- the IST1 gene encoding IST1 homolog isoform X3, which yields MLGSGFKAERLRVNLRLVINRLKLLEKKKTELAQKARKEIADYLAAGKDERARIRVEHIIREDYLVEAMEILELYCDLLLARFGLIQSMKELDSGLAESVSTLIWAAPRLQSEVAELKIVADQLCAKYSKEYGKLCRTNQIGTVNDRLMHKLSVEAPPKILVERYLIEIAKNYNVPYEPDSVVMAEAPPGVDTDLIDVGFTEDVKKGGHGRGGGGGGGFTAPVGPDGTMPMPMPMPMPMPSPGSPFSYPPPKGPVDDVNADKNVPSAQVVGPGPKPEAPARPSLKTTDTFDNFVLPELPSVPDTLPTTSAGANTSASEDIDFDDISRRFEELKKKT from the exons ATGCTGGGCTCTGGGTTCAAGGCTGAACGCTTAAGAGTCAACTTGCGCCTGGTGATAAATCGCCTCAAACTgctagagaagaagaaaa CGGAACTAGCCCagaaggcaaggaaggagatcgcAGATTATCTAGCAGCTGGGAAAGATGAACGGGCTCGGATCCGTGTGGAGCATATCATTCGAGAAGATTACCTTGTTGAAGCCATGGAGATATTAGAACTCTACTGTGACTTACTCTTAGCCCGATTTGGCCTGATCCAGTCTATGAA aGAACTCGATTCTGGTCTGGCTGAATCTGTGTCCACATTGATCTGGGCTGCGCCTCGACTTCAGTCTGAAGTGGCTGAGCTGAAAATA GTTGCAGATCAGCTTTGTGCCAAGTATAGCAAGGAATATGGAAAGCTATGTAGGACCAACCAGAttggaactgtgaatgacagg CTAATGCACAAATTGAGTGTGGAGGCTCCACCCAAAATTCTGGTAGAGAGATACCTGATTGAAATAGCCAAAAATTACAATGTTCCTTATGAGCCTGACTCTGTTGTCATG GCGGAAGCTCCTCCTGGAGTTGACACAGATCTTATTGATGTTGGATTCACAGAAGATGTGAAAAAAGGTGGGCATGGAAGGGgcggaggaggtggtggtggattCACAGCACCAGTTGGTCCTGATGGAACAATGCCCATGCCtatgcccatgcccatgcccatgccaTCACCAGGTTCTCCTTTCTCATATCCACCTCCAAAAGGACcg GTTGATGATGTTAATGCTGATAAGAATGTTCCTTCTGCACAGGTTGTTG GTCCTGGCCCCAAGCCAGAAGCTCCTGCAAGACCCTCCTTGAAAACTACAGATACCTTTGACAACTTTGTTTTGCCTGAATTGCCATCTGTCCCCGATACACTACCAACCACATCTGCTGGTGCCAACACCTCAGCATCTGAGGATATTGACTTTGATGATATCTCCCGGAGATTTGAagagctgaaaaagaaaacatag